Genomic segment of uncultured Methanobrevibacter sp.:
TCTCCAACTAATGCTATTTTTAAATTGTCAATGTGTCCTACTTCTTTTTTAATAGTATATAAATCAAGTAATGTTTGAGTTGGGTGTTGACCTGCACCGTCTCCAGCATTTATCACTGGAACATCAACTATGTCTGATATGAATTTGGATACTCCTTCTAATTCATGTCTAATAACTAAAGCATCACTGTAACCTTCAAACATTTTTGCAGTATCAGCTATACTTTCTCCTTTTGAAACAGAACATGATCTGGTACTTTCAATACCTATACAGTTTCCACCTAAACGTTTCATTGATGTTTCAAATGATAATCTTGTTCTTGTAGAAGGTTCAAAAAACATTAATCCGAGGATTTTACCTTTTAATTCATCACAACTTTCTTTTGATTTAGCTATATCTTCTAATTTTGATGCTTCATCAAGAATATAATCAATATCTTTTCTTTCAAAATCTTTTATTGAAATTATATTTTTTAATTTAAAAATTTTAAACACCTTTTATTCGATTCTTCTATCAATTAATTCGTTAATATAATTAGCAAATTTATCAATTTCATTCATATCTAACACAGGAATATTTCCTTTGGACAATGTTTTTTTAGCTTTTATTTTATCAATAAAGTTACCTTCATCAGGGTTTATCTCATAACCGAAATTTGAAGAAATAAAAGATGAATTAACAAGTTGTTCTGAAAATGTTTTGTTTAAATGACTTTTAGTATTGGAATTATCATCACAGTTCATAAACAAAGCAACTGGTTTTTCCATTAATGTTCCCATATTTCTGGATATGTATCTTTTTAAGGTTCCTTGAACTTTACCATGATATAATGATCCAGCTAGTATAATAAAATCATATTTTAATAAACATGCTGTTTTGGCTTTTTCAATTGGAATTAACTGAATTTTAGCTTTTATTTTATTTGATAAAATTTTAGCAGCTTTCTTTGTTATTCCACTAGATGTTGAGTAAATTATTGCTATTTTCATATAATTCTC
This window contains:
- a CDS encoding flavodoxin domain-containing protein — encoded protein: MKIAIIYSTSSGITKKAAKILSNKIKAKIQLIPIEKAKTACLLKYDFIILAGSLYHGKVQGTLKRYISRNMGTLMEKPVALFMNCDDNSNTKSHLNKTFSEQLVNSSFISSNFGYEINPDEGNFIDKIKAKKTLSKGNIPVLDMNEIDKFANYINELIDRRIE
- the pyrB gene encoding aspartate carbamoyltransferase, with product MFKIFKLKNIISIKDFERKDIDYILDEASKLEDIAKSKESCDELKGKILGLMFFEPSTRTRLSFETSMKRLGGNCIGIESTRSCSVSKGESIADTAKMFEGYSDALVIRHELEGVSKFISDIVDVPVINAGDGAGQHPTQTLLDLYTIKKEVGHIDNLKIALVGDLKFGRTVHSLSNALGLYDNIELYFVAPKELKMPQEVLHDLNKKNIPYTEVDNIEDVIDKVDVLYVTRIQKERFGDLDEYLKIKGAYVVNKKMLEGKDVIVMHPLPRIDEINTDLDNTKHNKYFNQAFNAVPIRMAILKTLIKNNPKWAHME